One region of Candidatus Aegiribacteria sp. genomic DNA includes:
- a CDS encoding FMN-binding protein, with amino-acid sequence MKKKLLKILVIVIGILIIGGVIFKIRYDRMVRVFREEEVGTVDLQQIKDGVYPGNFGDFLVSVTLDVTVSDNRITDIEIVEQHCGPGYNAEETVDRILEAQSPYVDAVSGATGSSRCIMIAVYKALSD; translated from the coding sequence ATGAAGAAAAAACTGCTGAAAATTCTTGTGATAGTGATTGGAATTCTGATAATCGGTGGAGTTATTTTCAAGATCCGCTACGACAGGATGGTCCGGGTCTTCAGAGAAGAGGAAGTCGGAACGGTAGACCTTCAGCAGATAAAGGATGGTGTATACCCTGGGAATTTCGGGGATTTCCTGGTCTCGGTTACGCTGGATGTAACTGTATCTGATAACCGTATTACCGACATTGAAATAGTAGAACAGCACTGCGGCCCAGGTTACAATGCCGAAGAGACTGTGGATCGTATCTTAGAAGCTCAGAGTCCCTATGTTGACGCTGTTTCAGGAGCCACCGGAAGCAGCAGGTGTATAATGATTGCCGTTTATAAAGCATTATCTGACTAG